The proteins below are encoded in one region of Sporanaerobacter acetigenes DSM 13106:
- a CDS encoding CNNM domain-containing protein — protein sequence MKKKDDDSIPRKRNKRWIVVTIFWTFLMAVFFSLITENLMANLDILAAFLILIVIILIGIIFDIIGIAVTASDEKPFHAMAANKVEEAKYAVKLIRNAGQVSNFCNDVIGDICGIISGAAGTTIIYKLIERYDFKSGTMLSIIVTALIASFTVGGKAIGKGIAMDNSEKIIFQISKMLKFIENTFKINILHEEKKEKRN from the coding sequence ATGAAAAAGAAAGATGATGACAGCATTCCGCGAAAGCGGAATAAAAGGTGGATTGTTGTTACAATATTTTGGACTTTTCTAATGGCAGTTTTTTTTAGTTTAATTACAGAAAATTTAATGGCCAATCTTGATATATTAGCAGCTTTTTTAATATTAATAGTTATAATATTAATAGGGATTATATTTGATATTATAGGTATTGCCGTTACTGCTTCTGATGAGAAACCTTTTCATGCTATGGCAGCAAACAAAGTTGAAGAAGCTAAATATGCGGTTAAATTAATCAGGAATGCTGGACAAGTTTCAAATTTTTGTAATGATGTTATTGGAGATATTTGTGGAATTATTAGTGGTGCAGCTGGAACGACAATTATCTATAAACTAATTGAGCGATACGATTTTAAAAGTGGCACGATGTTGAGTATCATAGTTACAGCTTTAATTGCTTCTTTTACTGTTGGAGGTAAGGCTATAGGTAAGGGAATAGCAATGGACAATTCTGAAAAAATCATTTTTCAAATATCTAAGATGCTTAAATTTATAGAAAATACTTTTAAGATCAATATTTTACATGAGGAAAAAAAAGAAAAAAGGAATTAG
- a CDS encoding polyprenyl synthetase family protein, producing MNLTEEILEIQSVIDEELNSLFIGKSGYQEKIFEAMKYSLFTGGKRIRPILLLKSCQLINGSYEEAIPFALAMEMIHTYSLIHDDLPAMDNDDFRRGNPTNHKVFGEAIAILAGDGLLNLAYETMIEYILSKSNDKESFYRYIKAFKEISNAAGVDGMIGGQVVDILSDKKGINKTELQFMYECKTAALIEASTVSGGIIGGGSATEIEALRQYGNSIGIAFQIRDDILDKDSDEEINKTTYLTYHSLDKAEKEVKRLSEGAQEALKIFENRDTMFLAEFAKCLIYRNK from the coding sequence ATGAACTTAACAGAAGAAATTTTAGAAATACAATCAGTTATAGATGAGGAATTAAATAGTCTGTTTATAGGCAAGTCAGGATATCAGGAGAAGATATTTGAAGCTATGAAATATAGCCTTTTTACAGGTGGTAAAAGAATAAGGCCTATATTGCTTTTAAAAAGTTGTCAATTGATAAATGGAAGCTATGAAGAGGCCATACCTTTTGCATTGGCTATGGAAATGATACATACATATTCGCTCATACATGATGATTTACCAGCTATGGACAATGATGATTTTAGAAGGGGAAATCCAACTAATCACAAAGTGTTTGGGGAAGCTATTGCAATTTTGGCAGGCGATGGACTTTTAAATTTAGCCTATGAAACAATGATTGAATATATTTTAAGTAAATCCAATGACAAGGAAAGCTTTTACAGATATATTAAAGCTTTTAAGGAGATATCTAATGCTGCAGGTGTGGATGGAATGATTGGTGGTCAGGTTGTTGATATTTTGTCTGATAAAAAGGGTATAAATAAAACAGAACTACAATTCATGTATGAATGCAAGACTGCAGCTCTTATTGAGGCATCTACTGTATCTGGAGGAATTATAGGCGGTGGAAGTGCAACTGAGATAGAGGCTTTGAGGCAATATGGCAATTCTATTGGTATTGCATTTCAAATCAGAGATGATATCTTGGATAAGGATAGTGATGAAGAAATAAATAAAACTACTTATTTAACTTATCATTCTTTAGATAAAGCTGAAAAAGAAGTAAAAAGATTGAGTGAAGGTGCACAAGAAGCTTTAAAAATATTTGAAAATAGGGATACTATGTTCTTGGCAGAATTTGCAAAATGTCTAATTTATAGGAATAAATAA
- the xseB gene encoding exodeoxyribonuclease VII small subunit has translation MDLNNIPYEEGVKELEEIIDKLENEDLSLEEAFNYFKNGIELYQYLSKRLTEVEGEIKIILKDEKGVEIEESFQMEG, from the coding sequence ATATTCCTTATGAAGAAGGAGTAAAGGAACTTGAAGAAATAATTGATAAACTTGAAAATGAAGACTTATCTCTAGAAGAAGCTTTTAATTATTTTAAAAACGGTATCGAATTGTACCAATACTTGTCTAAAAGATTGACCGAAGTTGAAGGAGAAATTAAAATAATATTAAAAGATGAAAAAGGGGTGGAAATAGAAGAAAGTTTTCAAATGGAGGGTTAA